The Gymnogyps californianus isolate 813 chromosome 5, ASM1813914v2, whole genome shotgun sequence genome contains a region encoding:
- the ATG2B gene encoding autophagy-related protein 2 homolog B isoform X2: MAEMDMSHSLSSLPPLGDPPTMDLDLSLTSTYTTTPAGSPLSTTVLQPTWGDFLDRNKQELQPPRGSSLTANMVHQTSLRRTSIPSRSVSVDESRPELLFRLAVGTFSVSVLHIDPLPPPESSLNLNPLTPMARDFFTRIEKIEPVKFSTEDFLSFREVFAEACSHDHLRFIGAGIKVSYEQRQRTASRSFSTDLSIGDMEFLECLFSTDSHSIQPHYTELLTFHSEEGNDSHAMPCLQLHYKHSDNRGPQGSQGRLSSVPQKAELQIKLSPVFCELDISIVDRLNSLLQPQKLTTVEMMASHMYASYNKHINLHKAFTEVFLDDSHTPANCRVSVQVTAPALNLSVRFPIPDLRSDQERGPWFKKSLQKEILHLEFTDMEFKTEFIGGSTPEQVKLELTFKELTGSFEEDNAEAPIKFFQVSGGIDGDITSSSDNFDWPRIVLKINPLAVHSILERIAAEEEEGDNNFQEEEEGGSHSLKDVCDIRRPEPSPFSSRRVMFENEEMVMPGDVVEMTEFQDKTISNSHYVLELMLPNIHLTLPNKSFYEKLYNRISNDLLLWEPTAPSPVETFENLSYGVGLSVASQLINTFSKDSFSQFKSAVHYDDESGSEEETLQYYSTVDPNYRSRRRKKLDSQNKNSQSFLSVLLNVTHGLVSIFTDVKDNGNTLEGKYGEFWFEFNSGSLFSVTKYEGFEDRHYVCLHSSSLNLYHQGMVDGVIPSAEVRLPSTIRPHWLEPTICFSEEDGLSRTTSDGVGVDCPSMLTVAVKIQSDKIESNTKEFLVAVGLRGATLQHRVLPSGLSWHEQILYFLNISDEPVLGYNPPATITTFHVHLWSCALDYRPLFLPVRSLLTVETFSISSSVAVDKSSSTLRIILDEAALHLSDKCNTVMVNLHRDYVRVMDMGLLELTITAVKSDSDGERTKPRFELHCSSDVIHIRTCSDSCAALMNLIQYIASYGDLHPPAKTEIKRGVSKPKMKVETFSQPSSHGPVLAESEQQILRDLMSDAMEEIETQQTASAMKPESNGFLDDRSQTQEPSCSDLFLFPDESGNVSQDPSPTYASFTHHLINEAMGDVPAESDDFCILFAPKVAVAEKEEEPVIKIMVDDAIIIKENHFSQPIKKTDTSKAPLHFPVPLVRYVVKEISLIWHLYGGRDFGTAPPTSPAKSFISPHSSPSHTPTRHGRSTACGGRGRNPDFLMEIQLSKVKFQHEVYPPGGAEGESSLLEQPVSRQVFIVQDLEIRDRLATSQMNKFLYLYCSKEMPRKAHSNMLTVKALHVRPESGRSPQECCLRVSLMPLRLNIDQDALFFLKDFFTSLSTEVELLVTPDPEVKKSPGAEVTCSLPRHVSSFKDPSPVISFSSHKQANENGSIDSMDVVNGDDHHFSQEVTSYSDQPVFFREFRFTSEVPIRLDYHGKHVSMDQGTLAGILIGLAQLNCSELKLKRLCYRHGLLGVDKLFSYAISEWLNDIKKNQLPGILGGVGPMHSLVQLVQGLKDLVWLPIEQYRKDGRIVRGFQRGAASFGTSTAMAALELTNRMVQTIQAAAETAYDMVSPGPTFIEAKKIKRFPRHRLAHQPVDLREGVAKAYSVVKEGITDTAQTIYETAAREHENRGVTGAVGGVLRQIPPTVVKPFIVATEATSNVLGGMRNQIRPDVRQEESQKWRLGED; encoded by the exons GAAAGTTCACTGAACCTTAACCCATTGACACCAATGGCTCGGGATTTCTTTACCCGAATAGAAAAGATTGAGCCAGTTAAGTTTTCAACAGAAGATTTTCTGTCCTTCCGAGAAGTATTTGCAGAAGCTTGTTCTCATGATCACCTTAG ATTTATAGGTGCTGGCATCAAAGTGTCTTATGAACAAAGACAAAGGACTGCCTCTCGAAGTTTTAGTACTGATTTATCCATTGGGGATATGGAGTTCCTGGAATGCCTTTTTTCTACTGACTCTCATTCCATTCAGCCTCACTATACAGAG CTGCTGACATTTCAttctgaagaaggaaatgaTTCTCATGCTATGCCATGCCTTCAGCTTCATTATAAGCATTCAGATAATAGAGGACCTCAG ggtAGTCAAGGGAGACTCAGTTCTGTTccacagaaagcagagttaCAAATAAAGTTAAGTCCAGTGTTTTGTGAGCTGGATATTAGTATTGTAGACAGATTAAATTCCTTACTTCAACCACAGAAACTAACTACAGTGGAGATGATGGCATCTCACATGTATGCTTCTTACAACAAGCACATAAATCTG CATAAAGCATTTACTGAAGTTTTTCTGGATGATTCACATACTCCTGCCAACTGTAGAGTTTCAGTTCAAGTCACTGCCCCAGCATTAAATCTCTCTGTTCGCTTCCCAATACCTGACCTACGGTCAGATCAGGAAAGAGGACCATGGTTTAAGAAATCACTTCAGAAGGAGATTCTTCATCTTGAATTTACAGATATGGAATTTAAAACTGAGTTTATAGGAGGGTCAACTCCAGAACAAGTTAAATTAGAACTTACTTTTAAAGAGCTAACTG GTTCATTTGAAGAAGATAATGCAGAAGCACCAATAAAATTTTTTCAAGTGTCTGGTGGCATAGATGGAGATATAACATCATCATCAGACAATTTTGACTGGCCTCg GATTGTATTGAAAATAAACCCTCTGGCTGTGCACTCTATTCTGGAAAGGATAgcagctgaggaggaagaaggtgaTAATAACTttcaagaggaagaagaaggagggtCTCATTCTTTGAAGGATGTCTGTGATATTAGACGACCAGagccttctcctttttcttctcgTAGGGTCATGTTTGAAAATGAAGAG atggtGATGCCAGGCGATGTAGTTGAAATGACTGAGTTTCAGGATAAAACAATTAGCAATTCTCATTATGTACTGGAACTCATGTTACCAAACATTCACTTAACGTTAccaaacaaaagcttttatgAAAAACTTTACAATAG GATCAGCAATGATTTATTGTTGTGGGAACCCACAGCTCCATCTCCTgtagaaacatttgaaaacctTTCTTACGGTGTTGGACTATCTGTGGCTAGCCAGCTCATCAACACTTTCAGTAAAGACAGCTTTAGTCAATTTAAATCTGCAGTTCATTATG ATGACGAGAGTGGATCTGAGGAAGAAACACTACAGTATTATTCCACTGTTGATCCAAACTATCGTTCACgcagaaggaaaaagcttgACTCTCAGAATAAGAACTCGCAAAGCTTTCTGTCTGTTCTGCTAAACGTGACACATGGACTAGTGTCAATATTCACAGACGTAAAG GATAATGGAAATACACTGGAAGGAAAATATGGCGAATTCTGGTTTGAGTTCAACAGTGGTTCACTTTTCAGTGTGACTAAATATGAAGGCTTTGAAGACAGACACTATGTTTGTCTCCATTCTAGCAGCCTCAATTTATATCATCAAG GTATGGTAGATGGGGTCATCCCTTCCGCTGAAGTACGACTGCCCAGCACAATACGTCCCCATTGGTTAGAACCtactatttgtttttctgaagaagatgGTCTTAGTAGGACTACTTCAGATGGTGTAGGAGTAGATTGTCCAAGTATGCTGACCGTTGCAGTCAAAATCCAATCAGATAAAATAGAGAGCAATACAaag GAATTTCTAGTTGCTGTTGGACTAAGAGGAGCCACACTTCAGCACAGAGTACTGCCTTCAGGTTTAAGCTGGCATGAACAG attttatattttttgaatatttctgaTGAGCCTGTTCTGGGATATAATCCTCCAGCTACAATTACAACTTTTCACGTACATCTGTGGAGTTGTGCTCTTGATTACAG GCCCTTGTTTTTGCCAGTCAGATCTCTACTTACTGTTGAAACTTTCAGCATTTCCAGCAGTGTTGCAGTAGATAAATCCTCTTCTACTCTCAG gATAATTTTAGATGAAGCTGCTTTACATCTGTCCGACAAGTGCAATACTGTTATGGTGAACCTCCATAGAG ATTATGTTCGTGTTATGGATATGGGACTGCTGGAACTAACCATTACAGCAGTAAAATCTGATTCTGATGGTGAAAGA ACTAAACCACGTTTTGAGCTGCACTGTTCCAGTGATGTAATCCATATTCGTACCTGCTCTGATTCATGTGCTGCACTAATGAATCTCATACAATATATTGCAAGTTATGGTGATTTACATCCACCCGCTAAGACAGAGATTAAACGTGGAGTTAGCAAGCCAAAAATGAAG GTAGAGACCTTTAGCCAACCATCTTCCCACGGACCAGTCCTTGCTGAATCAGAGCAACAGATTTTACGGGATTTGATGAGTGATGCAATGGAGGAAATTGAGACTCAACAGACTGCTTCCGCCATGAAGCCAGAGTCTAATG GATTTTTGGATGACAGATCTCAAACTCAGGAGCCATCTTGCTCAGATCTCTTCCTGTTTCCAGACGAAAGTGGAAATGTCTCACAAGATCCAAGTCCCACTTATGCTTCATTCACTCATCACCTGATAAATGAGGCCATGGGAGATGTTCCTGCAGAAAGTGATGATTTCTGCATTCTTTTTGCACCCAAAGTTGCTGTTGCT gaaaaagaggaagagccagtaataaaaataatggttgATGATGCAATTATCATAAAGGAAAATCATTTCAGCCAACCTATAAAAAAAACAGATACAAGCAAAGCTccccttcattttcctgttcctcTGGTACGCTATGTTGTAAAGGAAATCTCTCTTATTTGGCATCTTTATGGCGGAAGGGATTTTGGCACTGCACCACCAACATCTCCAGCTAAAAGTTTCAT aaGTCCCCATAGTTCTCCTTCTCATACACCAACGAGGCATGGACGGAGTACAGCAtgtgggggaagaggaagaaacccAGACTTCCTAATGGAAATACAGTTAAGCAAG gtgaaattCCAGCATGAGGTATACCCTCCAGGTGGTGCAGAAGGTGAATCCAGTCTGTTGGAGCAGCCAGTGTCACGGCAGGTTTTTATTGTTCAAGACCTGGAGATTAGAGATCGCTTAGCTACATCACAGATGAATAAATTCCTCTATCTCTACTGCAGTAAGGAGATGCCCAGAAAAGCGCATTCAAACATG ttAACAGTTAAAGCATTACATGTCCGTCCAGAGTCTGGCAGATCCCCGCAGGAATGTTGTTTACGTGTTTCACTAATGCCACTTCGCCTCAATATTGACCAG GATgccttgtttttcctgaaggatTTTTTCACTAGCCTCTCTACAGAAGTAGAACTCTTAGTTACTCCAGATCCTGAAG TTAAAAAGTCTCCTGGTGCTGAAGTTACGTGTAGTTTGCCCAGGCATGTCAGCAGCTTTAAGGACCCGAGTCCAgtcatttctttctcatcacacaagcaagcaaatgaaaatggtaGCATTGATTCTATGGATGTGGTTAATGGAGATGATCATCATTTCTCACAAGAAGTGACGTCATACAGTGATCAGCCAGTATTTTTCAG AGAATTTCGTTTTACATCAGAAGTTCCAATACGGCTTGATTACCATGGCAAACATGTATCAATGGATCAG GGGACACTAGCTGGGATTCTTATTGGACTTGCTCAGTTAAACTGCTCGGAATTAAAGCTGAAGAGACTTTGTTACAGACATGG tttacTAGGTGTGGATAAATTGTTCTCGTATGCCATCAGTGAGTGGCTTAATGATATAAAGAAAAACCAGCTACCAGGAATTTTGGGAGGAGTAGGGCCTATGCATTCACTAGTGCAGTTAG tcCAAGGTCTGAAAGACTTGGTGTGGTTACCAATAGAGCAGTACCGAAAGGATGGCCGTATTGTAAGAGGCTTTCAAAGAGGAGCAGCTTCTTTTGGTACTTCCACTGCAATGGCAGCACTGGAGCTAACAAACAGAATGGTTCAGACTATACAG gcagctgcagaaactgcaTATGACATGGTATCACCAGGGCCTACTTTTATTGAAGCAAAAAAGATCAAACGATTCCCTCGCCATCGTTTAGCTCATCAGCCAGTAGACCTACGGGAAGGTGTAGCCAAAGCATACAGTGTAGTAAAAGAG GGGATTACGGACACAGCCCAAACCATCTATGAGACTGCTGCTCGTGAGCATGAAAACAGAGGAGTAACTGGAGCAGTAGGAGGAGTTCTCCGACAAATTCCACCAACTGTAGTGAAACCTTTCATTGTTGCAACAGAGGCAACCTCAAATGTTCTAGGTGGAATGAGAAACCAGATCAGGCCAGATGTGCGTCAAGAAGAGTCTCAGAAGTGGCGCCTTGGGGAGGATTGA